Proteins encoded in a region of the Sphingomonas sp. OV641 genome:
- a CDS encoding DUF4893 domain-containing protein yields the protein MKQVLVALTAAATLAGCGGRKAAPQGARPAPAVAGARMPVAPPLDWRTVATLADRDRLRKWRSALLEALERARAGGSGPAIAAQGALLVPDARLADPLPPPGQYRCRVFKLGAKSAGMLDYIAYPPFTCRIDRDGALLRFEKISGSQRPVGRIFPDAGGRPVFLGTLMLGDETRAMAYGRDEDRDMAGFVDRVGEARWRLVLPLPAFESLVDVIELVPATS from the coding sequence ATGAAGCAGGTGCTGGTCGCATTGACCGCGGCGGCGACGCTCGCAGGCTGTGGTGGGCGAAAGGCGGCGCCGCAGGGCGCACGTCCCGCGCCCGCCGTGGCAGGCGCGCGAATGCCTGTCGCGCCGCCGCTGGACTGGCGGACGGTCGCGACGCTCGCCGATCGTGATCGCCTACGCAAATGGCGCTCAGCCTTGCTGGAGGCGCTGGAGCGGGCGCGTGCTGGCGGGTCCGGGCCGGCGATCGCCGCGCAAGGGGCGCTGCTGGTTCCCGATGCACGGCTTGCCGATCCGCTGCCCCCACCAGGGCAATATCGCTGCCGCGTGTTCAAGCTGGGCGCGAAGAGCGCCGGCATGCTCGATTACATCGCCTATCCGCCCTTCACCTGTCGCATCGATCGCGACGGTGCCCTCCTTCGCTTCGAAAAGATCAGCGGATCGCAGCGTCCGGTAGGGCGCATCTTTCCCGATGCGGGCGGCCGGCCAGTGTTCCTGGGCACCTTGATGCTGGGCGATGAGACCCGCGCCATGGCCTATGGCCGCGACGAGGATCGCGACATGGCAGGCTTCGTGGATCGTGTCGGGGAGGCGCGCTGGCGGCTGGTCCTGCCGTTGCCCGCCTTTGAATCGCTGGTGGACGTGATCGAGCTCGTGCCGGCGACGTCCTGA
- a CDS encoding 3-hydroxybutyrate dehydrogenase produces MFLKGKTALVTGSTSGIGAAYARALAGAGAAVMINGFGEADAIEQQCAALAQASGAPALHDPADMTRPEMIEAMVARCHGELGGPDIVINNAGIQHVAPVADFPTDKWDAIIAINLTSAFHVMRASVPLMRAAGWGRIISTASAHSLVASPNKSGYVAAKHGLVGLTKTVALETATDGITVNCISPGYVWTSLVENQIPDTMKARGLTRDQVINDVLLSAQPTKKFVTPDQVAAFALFLCREEAASITGANLSMDGGWTTA; encoded by the coding sequence ATGTTTCTGAAGGGCAAGACCGCATTGGTCACGGGCTCCACCTCCGGCATCGGCGCGGCTTATGCGCGTGCGCTGGCGGGGGCAGGGGCGGCCGTCATGATCAACGGCTTCGGGGAGGCCGATGCGATCGAGCAGCAGTGCGCCGCACTGGCGCAGGCGAGCGGCGCGCCCGCGCTGCACGACCCGGCCGACATGACCCGACCGGAAATGATCGAAGCCATGGTAGCGCGTTGCCATGGCGAGCTTGGCGGGCCCGATATTGTCATCAACAATGCCGGCATCCAGCATGTCGCGCCGGTGGCCGACTTCCCGACCGACAAATGGGATGCGATCATCGCCATCAACCTGACCAGCGCCTTTCACGTGATGCGCGCGTCCGTTCCGCTGATGCGTGCAGCCGGCTGGGGCCGGATCATCTCCACGGCTTCCGCCCACAGCCTCGTGGCCAGCCCGAACAAGTCGGGCTATGTCGCTGCCAAGCACGGCCTGGTCGGCCTGACCAAGACGGTGGCGCTGGAAACGGCCACCGACGGGATCACGGTCAACTGCATCTCGCCCGGCTATGTCTGGACGTCGCTGGTCGAAAATCAGATTCCCGATACGATGAAGGCGCGCGGCCTCACCCGTGATCAGGTGATCAATGACGTGCTGTTGTCCGCCCAGCCGACGAAGAAGTTCGTGACGCCGGATCAGGTCGCCGCTTTTGCGCTGTTCCTGTGCCGCGAAGAGGCAGCCTCGATCACCGGCGCGAACCTTTCCATGGATGGCGGCTGGACCACCGCCTGA
- a CDS encoding neutral zinc metallopeptidase: MRLDDFDKDINVEDQRGQSFGGGGGGGLLLGLLPLIGSRFGCGGIVVVLLIFAVFGGLGNIGGLLTGGDSAPSTQVSRNGAGSAGGGGATAACSVDAATRSTCNAFSSAENTWERLFAQSGQRFQAPKLVFYGGQGMSGCGAASSAMGPFYCPSDQGVYIDTGFFDELVQKYRAAGDFAQYYVVAHEFGHHIQTLTGASEQVRQAQARGSREEGNALSVRLELQADCYAGVWAAQNRDRLEPGDIQEGMRAAEAIGDDTLQREAQGRVVPESFTHGTSAQRQAWLNRGLQSGDPAVCDTFSGAI; this comes from the coding sequence ATGCGGCTCGACGATTTCGACAAGGACATCAATGTCGAGGATCAACGCGGGCAAAGCTTCGGCGGCGGCGGCGGTGGCGGCCTGCTGCTCGGCCTGCTGCCGCTGATCGGCAGCCGGTTCGGCTGCGGCGGCATCGTGGTGGTCCTGCTGATCTTTGCGGTGTTCGGCGGCCTCGGCAATATCGGCGGGCTGCTGACCGGCGGTGACAGCGCTCCCTCCACCCAAGTGAGCCGAAACGGCGCGGGCAGTGCCGGCGGCGGCGGCGCGACGGCCGCCTGCTCGGTCGACGCAGCAACGCGATCGACCTGCAACGCCTTCTCCTCGGCGGAAAATACGTGGGAGCGGCTGTTTGCCCAGTCCGGCCAGCGATTCCAGGCGCCCAAGCTGGTATTTTACGGCGGGCAGGGCATGTCCGGCTGCGGCGCGGCCTCGTCGGCCATGGGGCCGTTCTACTGCCCGTCGGACCAGGGCGTGTATATCGACACCGGCTTCTTTGACGAGCTGGTCCAGAAATACCGCGCAGCCGGCGATTTCGCGCAATATTATGTGGTGGCGCACGAATTTGGCCATCACATCCAGACGCTGACCGGCGCTTCCGAACAGGTTCGCCAGGCTCAGGCGCGGGGCAGCCGCGAAGAGGGTAACGCCCTGTCGGTGCGGCTGGAGCTGCAGGCGGATTGCTACGCCGGCGTGTGGGCGGCGCAGAACCGCGACCGGCTGGAGCCGGGCGACATCCAGGAGGGGATGCGCGCGGCCGAGGCGATCGGTGATGACACGCTCCAGCGCGAAGCTCAGGGCCGTGTGGTGCCCGAAAGCTTCACGCATGGCACCTCGGCGCAGCGGCAGGCGTGGCTGAACCGCGGGCTGCAAAGCGGCGATCCGGCGGTCTGCGACACGTTCAGCGGCGCGATCTGA
- a CDS encoding extensin family protein, with amino-acid sequence MPPRKRTRGRVRHVLRWIVSLAVAALLALLAYGWLRQHPEDTPWAPLDLARPIGMFTGRKLAALGEDFPQCRALLDKAGVEYVALAELREGARCGYADGLRFAADDPRITPFIPARLGVACPVAAALALWQWEVVQPAAERHFRMRVSGIEHLGSYNCRRLYGRSSGDFSQHATADAVDISGFRLADGRRITLVADWRTGGAEAAFLREVRDGACRVFATVLSPDYNAAHRDHLHLDQADRGAMGWRSCR; translated from the coding sequence ATGCCGCCGCGCAAGCGCACGCGCGGGCGCGTGCGTCATGTCCTTCGCTGGATCGTGTCACTGGCGGTGGCGGCGTTGCTGGCGCTGCTCGCTTATGGCTGGCTGCGGCAGCATCCGGAGGATACACCCTGGGCACCGCTCGATCTGGCGCGACCGATCGGCATGTTCACCGGGCGGAAGCTGGCCGCGCTGGGCGAGGACTTCCCGCAATGCCGGGCGCTCCTGGACAAGGCGGGTGTGGAATATGTCGCGCTGGCCGAACTGCGCGAGGGCGCTCGTTGCGGCTATGCCGATGGCCTGCGCTTCGCCGCGGATGACCCGCGCATCACGCCATTCATCCCGGCCCGCCTGGGGGTCGCCTGCCCGGTCGCGGCGGCGCTGGCGCTCTGGCAATGGGAGGTCGTGCAGCCCGCCGCCGAACGCCATTTCCGCATGCGCGTGAGCGGGATTGAGCATCTGGGCAGCTACAATTGCCGCCGCCTCTATGGCCGGAGCAGCGGCGATTTCAGCCAGCATGCCACGGCCGATGCCGTCGACATTTCCGGTTTCCGGCTGGCGGACGGACGCCGGATCACCTTGGTCGCCGACTGGAGGACAGGCGGCGCAGAGGCCGCGTTTCTTCGCGAGGTTCGCGATGGGGCGTGTCGCGTCTTTGCGACCGTTCTTTCACCCGATTACAACGCGGCCCATCGCGATCACCTGCACCTCGACCAGGCCGATCGCGGCGCAATGGGCTGGCGGTCCTGCCGATAA
- a CDS encoding Bax inhibitor-1/YccA family protein, with product MANWSDPRPTANAFGASVPGTRGTAYDAGLRKYMLSVYNYMASGVLLTGIVALLFASGGRESLAAQIFLAPGILKYIVMFSPLAFVMVLSFGINRLSTGAAQAIFWAFAAIMGVSMSTIFLVYTGTSIATTFFATSVAFLSLSLYGYTTKRNLSGFGTFLIMGVVGLIVASLLNLWLQSPALQMGISAIGVLLFAGLTAYDTQRIKEMYAYVAGTDMMGKAVIMGALSLYLDFINMFQFLLSFLGNRE from the coding sequence ATGGCTAACTGGTCCGACCCCCGTCCGACGGCGAATGCCTTCGGCGCGAGCGTACCGGGCACGCGTGGCACGGCATATGACGCGGGTCTCCGCAAATATATGCTGTCGGTGTATAACTACATGGCCTCCGGCGTGTTGCTTACCGGCATCGTCGCGCTGTTGTTCGCCAGTGGCGGGCGTGAAAGCCTGGCGGCGCAGATCTTCCTTGCGCCCGGCATCCTGAAATACATCGTCATGTTCTCGCCGCTGGCGTTCGTTATGGTGCTGAGCTTTGGCATCAACCGGCTGTCGACCGGCGCGGCACAGGCGATCTTCTGGGCATTCGCCGCCATCATGGGCGTGTCGATGTCGACGATCTTCCTCGTCTACACCGGTACCTCGATCGCCACGACGTTTTTCGCCACCTCGGTCGCGTTCCTGTCGCTGAGCCTTTACGGCTACACGACGAAGCGTAACCTGTCGGGCTTCGGCACGTTCCTGATCATGGGCGTCGTCGGCCTGATCGTGGCGTCGCTGCTGAACCTGTGGCTGCAGAGCCCGGCCCTGCAGATGGGCATCAGCGCGATCGGTGTCCTGCTGTTCGCCGGTCTGACGGCCTATGACACGCAGCGCATCAAGGAAATGTACGCCTATGTCGCGGGCACGGACATGATGGGCAAGGCCGTGATTATGGGCGCGCTGTCGCTCTATCTGGACTTCATCAACATGTTTCAGTTCCTGCTCTCGTTCCTCGGCAATCGCGAATAA
- the aqpZ gene encoding aquaporin Z: MPDLGRRMGAELVGTFWLVFGGCGSAVLSAAFPNVGIGLLGVSFAFGLTVLTMAYSVGQVSGCHLNPAVTFGLWAGNRFPAKDIAPYVLAQVVGAIAAAWLLYQIASGAPGFDLATNGLAENGYGSASPGGFSLAAGFTIELVLTAGFLLVIIGATDRRAPVGFAPIAIGLALTLIHLISIPVTNTSVNPARSTGPALVVGGLAIQQLWLFWLAPILGGIVGGLVYRSVFAAPAQEPDVTGEPGRPRAE, translated from the coding sequence ATGCCGGATCTGGGACGACGCATGGGGGCCGAGCTTGTCGGCACCTTCTGGCTGGTCTTCGGCGGGTGCGGCAGTGCCGTCCTTTCCGCTGCTTTCCCTAACGTAGGCATCGGGCTGCTTGGCGTGTCCTTTGCATTTGGCCTGACCGTTCTGACGATGGCCTATTCGGTTGGGCAAGTCTCCGGCTGTCACCTCAATCCTGCGGTCACCTTCGGTCTCTGGGCCGGCAACCGCTTCCCGGCGAAGGATATCGCGCCTTATGTCTTGGCGCAGGTCGTCGGCGCGATCGCGGCCGCCTGGCTGCTGTACCAGATCGCCAGCGGCGCACCGGGCTTTGATCTCGCCACAAATGGTCTGGCCGAGAACGGCTATGGCAGCGCCTCGCCCGGCGGCTTCAGTCTGGCCGCCGGCTTTACCATCGAACTCGTTCTCACCGCCGGGTTTCTGCTCGTCATCATCGGCGCGACCGATCGGCGTGCGCCGGTTGGGTTCGCCCCGATCGCGATCGGCCTCGCCCTGACGCTGATCCACCTCATCAGCATCCCCGTCACCAACACCTCGGTGAATCCGGCACGAAGCACTGGCCCGGCATTGGTGGTCGGCGGGCTGGCGATCCAGCAGCTCTGGCTATTCTGGCTCGCACCCATTCTGGGCGGCATTGTCGGTGGTCTCGTCTACCGCTCGGTCTTCGCCGCCCCCGCGCAAGAGCCTGACGTCACCGGCGAACCGGGACGCCCTCGTGCGGAATGA
- a CDS encoding NUDIX domain-containing protein — protein MSDDLPEAIPAATLIIFRQARNGPPELLMVERAKAMVFAGGAMVFPGGRIDPGDHALAELTGGDEETAARIAAVRETIEEAGLPIGLSELPSAEQLAQMRAALHGGATLAEALAGADATLDLAQLVPWARWRPAHRNMRIFDTRFYLAELPVDAPHATVDQTENVRLVWATAQQVLADADEGKLEVIFPTRRNLERLALFSSFADAAAHARETPIRTVTPWSETRGDAEHLCIPDDCGYPVTSEVIASAMRG, from the coding sequence ATGAGTGACGATCTGCCCGAGGCGATTCCCGCCGCCACCCTCATCATCTTTCGCCAGGCAAGGAATGGCCCGCCAGAATTGTTGATGGTGGAGCGGGCCAAGGCCATGGTGTTCGCCGGCGGCGCGATGGTGTTCCCTGGCGGCCGGATCGATCCCGGCGATCATGCGCTGGCGGAACTGACCGGCGGGGACGAGGAGACGGCCGCTCGCATCGCCGCGGTTCGCGAGACCATCGAGGAGGCGGGCCTGCCGATCGGCCTTTCCGAGCTTCCCAGCGCGGAACAGCTGGCGCAGATGCGCGCCGCCCTGCACGGCGGCGCAACGCTGGCAGAGGCACTGGCGGGGGCGGATGCGACGCTTGATCTGGCGCAGCTCGTGCCCTGGGCGCGGTGGCGGCCGGCGCACCGCAACATGCGGATCTTCGACACGCGCTTCTATCTGGCGGAGCTTCCCGTCGATGCTCCGCACGCGACGGTCGACCAGACGGAGAACGTTCGGCTGGTCTGGGCGACGGCGCAGCAGGTGCTGGCGGATGCCGATGAGGGCAAGCTCGAGGTGATTTTTCCCACCCGCCGCAACCTGGAGCGGCTGGCGCTGTTCAGCAGCTTTGCCGACGCGGCGGCGCATGCCCGCGAAACGCCGATCCGGACGGTCACGCCCTGGTCGGAGACGCGCGGCGATGCGGAGCATCTCTGTATCCCTGACGATTGCGGTTATCCGGTCACATCGGAGGTGATCGCGAGCGCCATGCGCGGCTGA
- the thpR gene encoding RNA 2',3'-cyclic phosphodiesterase, which translates to MHRLFVALRPPPEIRDALADVMDGVPGARWQDDDQLHVTVRFIGAVDRPVAEDVAAALAGVHAPAPDVTLSGVGQFGQRGRSDALWAGIAPHEPLAALHRKVDQALVRVGLEPERRAYLPHLTLARLSRGLHVGPEVDAWLARNAGLTSPAFTFNHLVLYESHLGRSGASYEPIARWPLA; encoded by the coding sequence ATGCATCGCTTGTTCGTGGCGCTCCGTCCGCCTCCCGAGATACGCGATGCGCTTGCCGATGTGATGGACGGTGTGCCCGGCGCCCGCTGGCAGGACGACGATCAGCTGCACGTAACCGTGCGCTTCATCGGCGCCGTGGATCGGCCGGTTGCCGAGGATGTCGCGGCCGCCCTGGCGGGGGTCCACGCCCCGGCGCCGGATGTGACCCTGTCGGGGGTCGGGCAATTCGGCCAGCGCGGGCGCAGCGACGCGCTTTGGGCCGGGATCGCCCCGCACGAGCCGCTCGCCGCACTTCACCGCAAGGTTGATCAGGCACTGGTACGGGTTGGGCTGGAGCCGGAACGACGTGCCTATCTGCCCCACCTCACGCTCGCGCGCCTTTCCCGCGGGCTGCACGTCGGCCCGGAGGTGGACGCCTGGCTCGCCCGCAACGCTGGCCTGACCAGCCCTGCCTTCACCTTCAATCACCTGGTCCTCTACGAAAGCCACCTTGGACGAAGCGGCGCGAGCTACGAGCCAATCGCCCGCTGGCCCCTCGCCTGA
- a CDS encoding DUF2171 domain-containing protein, with amino-acid sequence MGYDRNSRGDYSGRRDQQDYGRDFGSGRDYTYSSAREYSAAGALDRGRNRGHDDDDDDRDYTRNFVPYGERSDQDRGYGSGESYGRRGGGRGWSDRDNNTRDWGERSGGGLGYGQSGYGQSGYGQSGYGQSSGERYGRAGYGADDSRGGGYGGGRRFDTGDRFRDREFGGQRQRMGGGGGNRQRGGYRGVPQGYDYDDRGFFARAGDEVRSWFGDDEAERRREADMRYDERNYGDQNAYDRDSDYGSWRRTQIAALDRDYDEYRRENRSKFENEFSSWRTTRQTQRDSLNKVKEHMDVVGSDGTHVGTVDKVRGDRILLTKNDPEAEGHHHSIPSSWISSVDTNVTLSKTADEAKKHWRDEENSSALFGYGDRTDKRSGDQDDNQRRTNLDRSFSGTY; translated from the coding sequence ATGGGCTATGACCGTAATTCGCGCGGCGATTATAGTGGCCGACGCGACCAGCAGGACTATGGCCGGGACTTTGGCTCGGGGCGTGATTACACCTATTCCAGCGCGCGCGAATATAGCGCTGCCGGCGCCCTGGATCGCGGCCGCAACCGCGGCCATGACGACGACGACGATGATCGCGATTACACGCGCAACTTCGTGCCTTATGGCGAGCGCAGCGATCAGGACCGCGGCTATGGGTCGGGCGAGTCCTACGGTCGGCGCGGCGGTGGTCGCGGCTGGAGCGATCGCGACAACAACACCCGCGACTGGGGTGAGCGCAGTGGCGGCGGCTTAGGCTACGGCCAATCCGGTTACGGGCAATCCGGTTATGGCCAGTCCGGTTATGGCCAGTCCTCGGGCGAGCGCTACGGCCGCGCAGGATATGGCGCCGATGATTCACGCGGCGGTGGTTATGGTGGCGGGCGCCGGTTCGACACGGGCGATCGCTTCCGGGATCGCGAGTTCGGCGGCCAGCGGCAGCGAATGGGTGGCGGCGGCGGCAATCGCCAGCGCGGCGGCTATCGCGGGGTCCCGCAGGGCTATGATTATGACGATCGCGGCTTCTTCGCCCGCGCCGGAGACGAAGTGCGCTCCTGGTTCGGCGATGACGAGGCGGAGCGCCGCCGCGAGGCCGACATGCGCTATGATGAGCGCAACTATGGCGACCAGAACGCATATGATCGCGATTCCGATTATGGCTCCTGGCGCCGTACCCAGATTGCGGCGCTCGACCGCGACTATGACGAGTATCGCCGAGAGAACCGCAGCAAGTTCGAGAATGAATTCTCGTCCTGGCGCACGACCCGCCAGACCCAGCGCGATTCGCTGAACAAGGTGAAAGAGCATATGGATGTCGTCGGCTCGGACGGCACGCATGTCGGCACCGTGGATAAGGTGCGGGGTGATCGCATCCTGCTGACCAAGAACGATCCCGAGGCCGAAGGGCATCATCATTCGATCCCGTCGAGCTGGATCTCCAGCGTGGACACGAACGTGACACTGTCCAAGACGGCGGACGAAGCGAAGAAGCATTGGCGCGACGAGGAGAATAGCTCCGCCCTGTTTGGCTATGGTGATCGCACGGACAAGCGTAGCGGTGACCAGGACGACAATCAGCGCCGGACGAACCTCGATCGCAGCTTCTCCGGCACCTACTGA
- a CDS encoding NADP-dependent oxidoreductase yields MPRAWTLHSRPKGMPKSGDFALIDQPSAPLADGEVRVANNWLSVDPYMRGRMNDVKSYVPPFALGEPMQGGAIGEVVESRSDKVPVGTKVQHMLGWREEAVLPAGQVQPLPRLDVPDEAFLGQFGMPGMTAYFGLLDVAQARAGDIVFVSAAAGAVGSTVVQIAKAKGMTVIGSAGGAAKCDWVRSLGADAVIDYKSGDVVQALAKAAPEGIDVYFDNVGGDHLDAALLAARMNARFAICGMIDIYNEGQPQSLKYLAKVIGARVTIKGFLVGDHLARAADFYEDMGRWLKDGSLTREQTVFEGLESAPDAFLGLFTGANKGKMLVRI; encoded by the coding sequence ATGCCGCGTGCCTGGACCTTGCACTCGCGCCCCAAGGGGATGCCGAAGTCGGGTGATTTCGCCCTGATCGACCAGCCGTCGGCCCCGCTTGCCGATGGCGAGGTGCGCGTTGCGAACAACTGGCTTTCGGTTGATCCGTACATGCGCGGGCGGATGAATGACGTGAAAAGCTACGTCCCGCCATTCGCTTTGGGTGAACCGATGCAGGGCGGCGCGATCGGCGAAGTGGTGGAAAGCCGATCCGACAAGGTGCCGGTCGGCACCAAGGTTCAGCACATGCTCGGCTGGCGCGAAGAGGCGGTGCTGCCGGCCGGCCAGGTGCAACCACTGCCGCGGCTCGACGTGCCGGACGAGGCATTTCTGGGCCAGTTCGGCATGCCCGGCATGACCGCCTATTTCGGGCTGCTGGATGTCGCACAGGCGCGGGCAGGGGACATCGTCTTCGTGTCAGCGGCGGCTGGCGCGGTCGGATCGACCGTCGTCCAGATCGCCAAGGCGAAGGGCATGACGGTGATCGGTTCGGCCGGCGGGGCGGCAAAGTGCGATTGGGTAAGGTCGCTCGGCGCCGATGCGGTGATCGATTATAAGTCGGGCGACGTGGTGCAGGCGCTTGCCAAGGCAGCGCCCGAGGGCATTGACGTTTACTTCGACAATGTCGGCGGGGATCACCTGGATGCAGCGCTGCTCGCCGCCCGCATGAACGCGCGCTTCGCAATTTGCGGCATGATCGACATCTACAATGAAGGCCAGCCGCAGTCGCTGAAGTATCTGGCGAAGGTGATTGGTGCGCGGGTGACGATCAAGGGCTTCCTGGTCGGCGATCATCTCGCCCGCGCGGCGGATTTCTATGAGGACATGGGGCGCTGGCTGAAGGACGGCAGTCTCACGCGCGAACAAACGGTGTTCGAGGGACTGGAATCCGCGCCCGACGCTTTCCTCGGTCTCTTCACCGGCGCCAACAAGGGCAAGATGCTGGTGCGCATCTGA
- a CDS encoding transglutaminase family protein — MRLSIDVHLDYAFPEPADVLLQVEAAALPDQRIEVESLLIRSDHPIRAVMGEEGIGQRCWARGERRLVADYHAIIDVDRPAVDLAAFAPTPVSALPPETIGYLLPSRYCESDRFEHFVRRQFAGLSGGELALALVDWVQKSLEYSAAATEPRGGALATFAERRGVCRDYAHLLVALARAAEIPARCVAVYAPGVDPPDFHAVAELWLGGAWRLVDATGMATCADMARVAVGRDATDIAFMTIFGTAQLIAQTVTVRRLAADG; from the coding sequence ATGCGCCTCTCGATCGACGTTCATCTGGATTATGCCTTCCCTGAGCCCGCCGACGTTCTGCTCCAGGTCGAGGCCGCCGCGCTGCCTGACCAGCGGATCGAGGTGGAGTCCCTCCTGATCCGGTCGGATCATCCGATCCGCGCCGTGATGGGGGAGGAGGGCATCGGGCAGCGTTGCTGGGCACGCGGCGAGCGCCGCCTGGTGGCCGATTACCACGCGATCATCGACGTCGATCGCCCCGCCGTCGACCTTGCCGCTTTTGCCCCCACGCCGGTCTCGGCTCTCCCGCCCGAGACGATCGGCTATCTCCTGCCCAGCCGCTATTGCGAGTCCGATCGGTTCGAACATTTCGTTCGGCGGCAGTTCGCCGGGCTGTCGGGTGGGGAGCTTGCACTGGCGCTCGTCGACTGGGTGCAGAAATCACTGGAATATAGCGCTGCGGCGACGGAGCCGCGGGGCGGCGCCCTGGCGACCTTTGCCGAGCGGCGCGGCGTCTGCCGCGATTATGCTCATCTGCTGGTCGCGCTTGCCCGAGCGGCGGAGATCCCGGCGCGGTGCGTGGCCGTATATGCACCCGGCGTCGATCCGCCGGACTTTCACGCCGTTGCGGAATTGTGGCTGGGCGGCGCTTGGCGGCTGGTCGATGCGACCGGCATGGCCACCTGCGCTGACATGGCCCGGGTCGCGGTTGGGCGAGACGCGACCGACATCGCCTTCATGACCATCTTCGGCACGGCGCAGTTGATCGCGCAAACGGTGACCGTCCGTCGGTTGGCTGCGGACGGCTGA
- a CDS encoding isocitrate lyase: MTYQEQTSAIGQLVASYKGTWDGIDPESVARMRLQNRFRTGLDIARYTAAIMRRDMAAYDANPAEYTQSLGCWHGFIGQQKLISIKKHFGSTKGRYLYLSGWMVAALRSEFGPLPDQSMHEKTSVPALIEELYTFLKQADARELGMMFRDLDKARESGNEIEAQRLMQAIDNYETHVVPVIADIDAGFGNAEATYLLAKKMIEAGACALQIENQVSDEKQCGHQDGKVTVPHEDFLAKVRACRYAFLELGVDDGIIVTRTDSLGAGLTKQIAFSKEKGDIGDQYNAFLDCEEVADLSSLRGDVVIERDGKLMRPKRLPSNLFQFREGTGADRCVLDCITSLQNGADLLWIETEKPHIEQIAGMVDRIREVIPNAKLVYNNSPSFNWTLNFRQQVFDAWAAAGKDVSAYDRAKLMSVDYDDTDLAAEADEKIRTFQKDAAARAGIFHHLITLPTYHTAALSTDNLAKEYFGEAGMLGYVKGVQRKEIREGIACVKHQNMSGSDIGDDHKEYFAGEAALKAGGVHNTMNQFAA; this comes from the coding sequence ATGACCTACCAGGAACAGACCAGCGCAATCGGCCAGCTCGTCGCGAGCTACAAGGGCACGTGGGACGGGATCGATCCGGAGTCGGTGGCGCGCATGCGGCTGCAGAACCGGTTCCGCACCGGGCTCGACATCGCGCGCTACACCGCGGCCATCATGCGCCGCGACATGGCCGCTTATGATGCGAACCCGGCCGAATATACCCAGTCCCTAGGCTGCTGGCACGGCTTCATCGGCCAGCAGAAGCTCATCTCCATCAAGAAGCATTTCGGCAGCACCAAGGGACGGTATCTGTACCTCTCCGGTTGGATGGTCGCGGCGCTGCGCAGCGAGTTCGGCCCACTGCCCGACCAGTCGATGCACGAAAAGACCAGCGTTCCCGCGCTGATCGAGGAACTCTACACTTTCCTGAAGCAGGCTGACGCGCGCGAGCTGGGCATGATGTTCCGCGATCTCGACAAGGCGCGCGAAAGCGGCAACGAGATCGAGGCGCAGCGGCTGATGCAGGCGATCGACAATTACGAGACCCATGTCGTGCCGGTCATCGCGGATATCGACGCGGGCTTCGGCAATGCCGAAGCGACGTATCTGCTTGCCAAGAAAATGATCGAGGCGGGCGCCTGCGCGCTCCAGATCGAGAACCAGGTGTCCGACGAAAAGCAGTGCGGCCACCAGGACGGCAAGGTGACGGTGCCGCACGAGGACTTCCTCGCGAAGGTCCGCGCCTGCCGCTACGCCTTCCTGGAGCTGGGTGTCGACGACGGGATCATCGTGACCCGCACCGACTCGCTCGGCGCCGGCCTCACCAAGCAGATCGCCTTCTCCAAGGAGAAGGGCGACATCGGCGACCAGTATAACGCCTTCCTCGATTGCGAGGAGGTGGCCGACCTTTCATCGCTGCGCGGCGACGTGGTGATCGAGCGCGACGGCAAGCTGATGCGCCCGAAGCGGTTGCCATCCAATCTCTTCCAGTTTCGCGAAGGGACCGGAGCGGATCGCTGCGTGCTCGATTGCATCACCAGCCTGCAGAACGGCGCGGACCTGCTGTGGATCGAGACCGAGAAGCCGCATATCGAGCAGATCGCCGGCATGGTCGATCGCATCCGCGAGGTGATCCCGAATGCGAAGCTGGTGTATAACAACAGCCCCAGCTTCAACTGGACGCTGAACTTCCGCCAGCAGGTGTTCGATGCCTGGGCCGCGGCGGGCAAGGATGTCTCCGCCTATGACCGGGCAAAGCTGATGAGCGTCGATTATGACGATACCGACCTCGCAGCGGAGGCGGACGAGAAGATCCGCACCTTCCAGAAGGATGCGGCGGCGCGGGCTGGCATTTTCCACCACCTGATCACGCTGCCGACCTATCACACCGCGGCGCTGTCGACCGACAATCTCGCCAAGGAGTATTTCGGCGAGGCGGGCATGCTCGGCTACGTCAAGGGCGTGCAGCGCAAGGAGATCCGTGAAGGCATCGCCTGCGTGAAGCACCAGAATATGTCGGGTTCGGACATCGGCGACGATCACAAGGAATATTTCGCCGGGGAGGCCGCGCTGAAGGCCGGCGGCGTCCACAACACGATGAACCAGTTCGCGGCGTGA